The Mobula hypostoma chromosome 22, sMobHyp1.1, whole genome shotgun sequence genome includes a region encoding these proteins:
- the LOC134360225 gene encoding testis-expressed protein 47 isoform X3 — protein sequence MITGLLMLYPNYVIHVVESSNDVLYSVIQDLSDMKKQQERTLLLESKVLVMSHNVPSRLFQQWEYKIVNVLAKRLDDNLRREPIEKIISESLTLLLKLGLWIQKVYKESPNKPNDSVLDDAPELIIPQNLIARLVESRQLLTSAQFLHNYSAPLKRTTDSGRTCMANTRTFTACQKKVMELVKIWAISSFRERVIFNFCFMVVLSRNAMHSKNCYEKKLR from the exons TCCTCGAATGATGTGTTGTATTCAGTGATCCAGGATCTAAGCGACATGAAGAAACAACAAGAAAG AACTTTGCTTTTGGAGTCCAAAGTCCTGGTGATGTCTCACAATGTTCCCAGCAGACTGTTCCAGCAGTGGGAGTATAAAATTGTGAATGTCTTGGCAAAACGACTGGATGATAATTTGCGAAGGGAGCCAATAGAAAAGATCATCAGTGAAAGCCTCACTTTGCTTCTTAAACTTGGACTATGGATACAGAAAGTATACAAG GAATCCCCCAACAAGCCAAACGATTCTGTGCTGGATGATGCCCCAGAGCTGATTATTCCTCAGAATCTGATTGCTCGTCTTGTGGAATCTAGgcaacttttaacatctgcccAATTTCTGCACAATTACAGTGCTCCATTAAAGAGAACAACGGACTCGGGTAG AACTTGTATGGCCAACACCAGAACATTTACTGCCTGCCAAAAGAAAGTAATGGAGCTTGTGAAGATATGGGCAATTTCCTCCTTCAGAGAAAGAGTgatatttaatttttgttttatggTAGTGCTCTCAAGAAATGCAATGCATTCCAAGAATtgttatgaaaaaaaattaagataa